Proteins from one Streptococcus mitis B6 genomic window:
- the nagA gene encoding N-acetylglucosamine-6-phosphate deacetylase: protein MPNYVKADQFFYPFGIRRGGYLELVDGKFGKHVDQIPEGAEVLDYTGYSIAPGLVDTHIHGYAGVDVMDNNIEGTLHTMSEGLLSTGVTSFLPTTLTATYEQLLAVTENLGNHYKEATGAKIRGIYYEGPYFTETFKGAQNPTYMRDPGVEEFHSWQDAAKGMLNKIAIAPERDGVEDFVRTITGEGVTVALGHSDATFDEAKKAVDAGASVWVHAYNGMRGLTHRELGMVGAMYELPHTYAELICDGYHVDPKACEILLKQKGTENIALITDCMTAGGLEDGDYMLGEFPVVVANGTARLKSTGNLAGSILKLKDGMRNVVEWGIANPHEAVMMASLNPAKSVHIDDVCGQIREGYDADFIVLDKDLELVATYLDGVKRYQA, encoded by the coding sequence ATGCCTAATTACGTTAAAGCGGATCAGTTTTTCTATCCATTTGGCATTCGTCGTGGTGGGTACCTAGAACTTGTTGATGGCAAATTTGGGAAACATGTGGATCAAATTCCTGAAGGAGCAGAGGTTCTTGACTATACTGGTTATAGCATTGCACCAGGTCTTGTGGATACTCATATTCATGGATATGCAGGTGTAGATGTGATGGACAACAACATTGAAGGTACATTGCATACTATGAGTGAAGGACTTCTTAGTACCGGTGTTACCAGTTTCTTGCCCACAACTTTAACAGCCACTTATGAGCAATTGCTTGCAGTCACTGAAAATCTTGGAAACCATTATAAAGAAGCAACAGGTGCTAAGATTCGTGGGATTTATTATGAAGGTCCATATTTCACAGAAACTTTTAAGGGGGCACAAAATCCAACTTATATGAGAGACCCGGGTGTTGAGGAGTTTCATTCTTGGCAGGATGCTGCAAAAGGGATGCTAAATAAAATCGCTATTGCACCAGAACGTGATGGGGTGGAAGATTTTGTACGTACTATTACAGGTGAAGGTGTGACAGTTGCACTTGGACACTCAGATGCGACTTTTGATGAAGCTAAAAAAGCAGTCGATGCTGGAGCGAGTGTTTGGGTACATGCTTACAATGGAATGCGTGGTTTAACACACCGCGAACTAGGTATGGTAGGAGCTATGTATGAGCTCCCACATACTTACGCAGAATTGATTTGTGATGGTTATCACGTAGATCCAAAAGCTTGTGAGATTTTACTTAAGCAAAAGGGGACAGAAAACATCGCTCTTATTACGGACTGTATGACAGCTGGTGGGCTTGAAGACGGTGACTATATGTTGGGAGAATTCCCTGTTGTAGTAGCAAATGGAACTGCACGTCTCAAATCTACTGGTAATTTGGCAGGTTCTATCCTCAAACTTAAAGATGGTATGAGAAATGTAGTCGAGTGGGGAATTGCGAATCCGCATGAAGCAGTCATGATGGCCAGCCTCAACCCAGCTAAATCCGTTCACATTGATGATGTCTGTGGTCAAATCCGTGAAGGTTATGATGCGGACTTTATCGTATTAGATAAAGATTTGGAATTGGTAGCAACCTACCTAGACGGTGTGAAACGTTATCAAGCATAA
- a CDS encoding zinc-dependent alcohol dehydrogenase family protein — protein sequence MKAYTYVKPGLASFVDVDKPVIRKPTDAIVRIVKTTICGTDLHIIKGDVPACQSGTILGHEGIGIVEEVGEGVSNFKKGDKVLISCVCACGKCYYCKKGIYAHCEDEGGWIFGHLIDGMQAEYLRVPHADNTLYHTPEDLSDEALVMLSDILPTGYEIGVLKGKVEPGCSVAIIGSGPVGLAALLTAQFYSPAKLIMVDLDDNRLETAVSFGATHKVNSSDPEKAIKEIYDLTDGRGVDVAIEAVGIPATFDFCQKIIGVDGTVANCGVHGKPVEFDLDKLWIRNINVTTGLVSTNTTPQLLKALESHKIEPEKLVTHYFKLSEIEKAYEVFSKAADHHAIKVIIENDISEA from the coding sequence ATGAAAGCCTATACTTATGTTAAACCAGGACTTGCTTCTTTTGTTGATGTAGACAAACCAGTTATTCGCAAGCCAACAGACGCTATTGTGCGTATCGTAAAAACCACTATTTGTGGAACAGACCTCCATATTATCAAAGGGGATGTTCCTGCTTGCCAAAGTGGTACCATTCTTGGTCACGAAGGGATTGGGATTGTTGAAGAAGTTGGGGAAGGAGTTTCTAACTTCAAAAAAGGCGATAAGGTCTTGATTTCTTGTGTCTGTGCCTGTGGTAAATGCTACTACTGTAAAAAAGGAATTTATGCCCACTGTGAAGACGAAGGTGGCTGGATTTTCGGTCACCTGATTGATGGTATGCAGGCTGAATATCTACGTGTCCCTCATGCAGATAACACTCTTTACCACACTCCAGAAGACTTGTCAGATGAAGCCTTGGTTATGTTATCAGACATTCTGCCTACTGGATATGAAATTGGTGTTTTGAAAGGGAAAGTAGAACCTGGTTGTAGCGTAGCCATTATTGGTTCAGGTCCAGTTGGATTGGCTGCTCTTTTAACAGCTCAATTCTATTCACCAGCTAAATTGATTATGGTGGACTTAGACGATAACCGCTTGGAAACTGCTGTATCATTTGGTGCGACTCACAAGGTTAATTCTTCAGACCCTGAAAAAGCCATTAAAGAAATTTATGATTTGACAGATGGTCGTGGTGTGGATGTCGCTATCGAAGCTGTTGGTATTCCTGCAACATTTGATTTCTGTCAAAAGATTATCGGTGTAGACGGAACGGTTGCCAACTGTGGTGTGCATGGTAAACCAGTTGAATTCGATTTAGATAAACTTTGGATTCGCAACATCAATGTAACAACTGGTTTGGTATCTACAAATACAACTCCACAATTGTTGAAAGCACTCGAAAGTCATAAGATTGAACCAGAAAAATTGGTAACTCATTATTTCAAATTAAGTGAAATTGAAAAAGCCTATGAAGTCTTCAGTAAGGCAGCAGACCACCATGCAATCAAAGTCATTATTGAAAACGATATTTCAGAAGCTTAA
- a CDS encoding DUF1033 family protein: MYRVIEMYGDFEPWWFIEGWEEDIVASKKFDQYYDALKYYKTCWFRLEQESPLYKSRSDLMTIFWDPEDQRWCDECDDYLQQYHSLALLQDEQVIPDEKLRPGYEKQTGKERHRSCRMKLK; the protein is encoded by the coding sequence ATGTATCGTGTTATAGAAATGTACGGAGATTTTGAACCCTGGTGGTTTATAGAAGGTTGGGAAGAAGATATTGTAGCAAGTAAGAAATTTGACCAGTATTATGATGCTCTCAAATACTATAAAACTTGCTGGTTTAGATTGGAACAAGAATCCCCTCTTTATAAAAGTAGAAGTGACTTGATGACCATTTTCTGGGACCCGGAAGACCAACGCTGGTGCGATGAATGTGATGACTATTTACAACAATACCATTCTTTGGCTCTTTTGCAGGATGAGCAGGTTATCCCAGATGAAAAACTACGCCCAGGCTATGAAAAACAAACAGGTAAGGAAAGGCACCGTTCTTGCCGTATGAAATTAAAATAG
- the comGA gene encoding competence type IV pilus ATPase ComGA, with translation MVQEIAQEIIRSARKKGAQDIYFVPKLDAYELHMRVGDERCKIGCYDFEKFAAVISHFKFVAGMNVGEKRRSQLGSCDYEYDQKMASLRLSTVGDYRGHESLVIRLLHDEEQDLHFWFQDIEELGKQYRQRGLYLFAGPVGSGKTTLMHELAKSLFKGQQVMSIEDPVEIKQDDMLQLQLNEAIGLTYENLIKLSLRHRPDLLIIGEIRDSETARAVVRASLTGATVFSTIHAKSIRGVYERLLELGVSEEELAVVLQGVCYQRLIGGGGIVDFANKDYQEHQPTSWNEQIDQLLEDGHITSLQAETEKISYS, from the coding sequence ATGGTTCAAGAAATTGCACAAGAAATCATTCGTTCGGCTCGGAAAAAAGGGGCGCAAGACATTTATTTTGTCCCCAAGTTAGACGCCTATGAGCTTCATATGAGGGTAGGAGACGAGCGCTGTAAAATCGGTTGTTATGATTTTGAAAAATTTGCGGCCGTAATCAGTCACTTTAAGTTTGTGGCGGGTATGAATGTGGGAGAAAAAAGACGTAGTCAACTTGGTTCCTGTGATTATGAATATGACCAGAAGATGGCGTCCCTACGTTTGTCTACTGTAGGCGATTATCGAGGGCATGAGAGTTTAGTTATTCGCCTGTTGCATGATGAGGAGCAGGATTTGCATTTTTGGTTTCAGGATATTGAAGAACTGGGTAAGCAGTACAGGCAACGTGGTCTCTATCTCTTTGCTGGTCCAGTCGGAAGTGGCAAGACGACCTTGATGCACGAATTAGCCAAGTCTCTCTTTAAAGGACAGCAAGTTATGTCCATCGAAGATCCTGTCGAAATCAAGCAGGACGACATGCTCCAGTTGCAGTTGAATGAGGCGATTGGGCTAACCTATGAAAATCTTATCAAGCTTTCCTTACGTCATCGTCCTGATCTCTTGATTATCGGAGAAATTCGGGACAGCGAGACGGCGCGTGCAGTAGTTAGAGCTAGTTTGACAGGTGCGACCGTCTTTTCAACCATTCATGCCAAGAGTATTCGAGGTGTTTATGAGCGCTTGCTGGAGTTGGGTGTGAGTGAGGAGGAATTGGCAGTCGTTCTGCAAGGAGTCTGCTACCAGAGATTAATCGGGGGAGGAGGAATTGTTGACTTTGCAAACAAAGACTATCAAGAACACCAGCCAACTAGCTGGAATGAACAGATTGACCAGCTTCTTGAAGATGGACATATCACAAGTCTTCAGGCTGAAACGGAAAAAATTAGCTACAGCTAA
- the comGB gene encoding competence type IV pilus assembly protein ComGB, translated as MDISQVFRLKRKKLATAKQKNIITLFNNLFSSGFHLVETISFLDRSALLDKQCVTQMRTGLSQGKSFSEMMESLGFSSAIVTQLSLAEVHGNLHLSLGKIEEYLDNLAKVKKKLIEVATYPLILLGFLLLIMLGLRNYLLPQLDSSNIATQIIGNLPQIFLGMVGLISAVFLLALTFYKRSSKMRVFSILARLPFLGIFVQTYLTAYYAREWGNMISQGMELTQIFQIMQEQGSQLFKEIGQDLAQTLQNGQEFSQTIGTYPFFKKELSLIIEYGEVKSKLGSELEIYAEKTWEAFFTRVNRTMNLVQPLVFIFVALIIVLLYAAMLMPMYQNMEVNF; from the coding sequence ATGGACATATCACAAGTCTTCAGGCTGAAACGGAAAAAATTAGCTACAGCTAAGCAAAAAAATATCATCACCTTGTTTAACAATCTCTTTTCCAGCGGTTTTCATCTGGTTGAGACTATCTCCTTTTTAGATAGGAGTGCTTTGTTGGACAAGCAGTGCGTGACCCAGATGCGCACAGGTTTGTCTCAGGGGAAATCATTTTCAGAAATGATGGAAAGTTTGGGCTTTTCAAGCGCCATTGTCACTCAGTTATCCCTAGCTGAAGTTCATGGAAATCTCCACCTGAGTTTGGGAAAGATAGAAGAGTATCTAGACAATCTGGCCAAGGTCAAGAAAAAACTAATTGAAGTAGCGACCTATCCTTTGATTTTGCTGGGCTTTCTTCTCTTAATTATGTTGGGACTCCGTAACTATCTATTACCACAACTGGATAGTAGTAATATTGCCACGCAAATTATCGGAAATCTACCACAAATCTTTCTAGGAATGGTAGGACTTATTTCAGCAGTTTTTCTTTTAGCACTAACTTTTTATAAAAGAAGTTCTAAGATGCGTGTCTTTTCGATCTTAGCACGCCTCCCCTTCCTTGGAATTTTTGTACAGACCTATTTGACAGCTTATTACGCGCGTGAATGGGGCAATATGATTTCTCAAGGAATGGAGCTGACGCAGATTTTTCAAATCATGCAGGAACAAGGTTCCCAGCTCTTTAAAGAAATCGGTCAAGATTTGGCTCAAACTCTACAAAATGGTCAGGAATTTTCTCAGACGATAGGAACCTATCCTTTCTTTAAGAAGGAGTTGAGTCTCATCATCGAGTATGGGGAAGTCAAGTCTAAGCTGGGGAGTGAGTTGGAAATCTATGCTGAAAAAACTTGGGAAGCCTTTTTTACCCGAGTCAATCGCACCATGAATCTGGTGCAGCCACTGGTTTTTATCTTTGTGGCACTGATTATCGTTTTACTTTATGCGGCAATGCTCATGCCCATGTATCAAAATATGGAGGTAAATTTTTAA
- the comGC gene encoding comG operon protein ComGC: MKKMMTFLKKAKVKAFTLVEMLVVLLIISVLLLLFVPNLTKQKEAVNDKGKAAVVKVVESQAELYSLDKNEDASLSKLQADGRITEEQAKAYKEYHAKQNTSQTVAD; the protein is encoded by the coding sequence ATGAAAAAAATGATGACATTCTTGAAAAAAGCGAAAGTGAAGGCTTTCACACTTGTGGAAATGTTGGTGGTCTTGCTCATCATCAGCGTGCTTCTCTTGCTCTTTGTACCTAATTTGACCAAGCAAAAAGAGGCGGTCAATGACAAAGGAAAAGCAGCTGTTGTTAAGGTAGTGGAAAGCCAGGCAGAACTTTATAGCTTAGATAAAAATGAAGATGCTAGCCTAAGCAAGTTACAAGCAGATGGGCGAATCACAGAAGAACAGGCTAAAGCCTATAAAGAATACCATGCTAAACAAAATACCAGTCAAACCGTTGCAGATTAA
- the comGD gene encoding competence type IV pilus minor pilin ComGD: MLNKIPVKPLQIKAFTMLESLLVLGLVSILALGLSGSVQSTFAAVEEQIFFMEFEELYRETQKRSVASQQKTSLNLDGQTISNGSQKLTVPKGIQAPSGQSITFDRAGGNSSLAKVEFQTSKGAIRYQLYLGNGKIKRIKETKN; encoded by the coding sequence ATGCTAAACAAAATACCAGTCAAACCGTTGCAGATTAAGGCCTTTACCATGCTTGAAAGTCTCTTGGTTTTGGGTCTGGTGAGTATCCTTGCCTTGGGCTTATCCGGCTCTGTCCAGTCCACTTTTGCGGCGGTGGAGGAGCAGATTTTCTTTATGGAGTTTGAAGAACTCTATCGGGAAACTCAAAAACGCAGTGTAGCCAGTCAGCAAAAGACTAGTCTGAATCTAGATGGGCAGACGATTAGCAATGGCAGTCAAAAGTTGACAGTTCCTAAAGGAATTCAGGCACCATCAGGCCAAAGTATTACATTTGACCGAGCTGGGGGCAATTCGTCCCTGGCTAAGGTTGAATTTCAGACCAGTAAAGGAGCGATTCGTTATCAATTATATCTAGGAAATGGAAAAATTAAACGCATTAAGGAAACAAAAAATTAG
- the comGE gene encoding competence type IV pilus minor pilin ComGE gives MEKLNALRKQKIRAVILLEAVVALAIFASIATLLLGQIQKNRQEEAKILQKEEVLRVAKMALQTGQNQVKINGVEIQVFSSEKGLEVYHGSEQLLAIKEP, from the coding sequence ATGGAAAAATTAAACGCATTAAGGAAACAAAAAATTAGGGCAGTGATTTTACTGGAAGCAGTAGTCGCTCTAGCTATCTTTGCCAGTATTGCTACCCTTCTTTTGGGACAAATTCAAAAGAATAGGCAAGAAGAAGCAAAAATTTTGCAAAAGGAAGAAGTCTTGCGGGTAGCTAAGATGGCCTTGCAGACAGGTCAAAATCAGGTAAAGATCAACGGAGTGGAGATTCAGGTGTTTTCTAGTGAAAAAGGATTGGAGGTCTACCATGGTTCAGAACAGTTGTTGGCAATCAAAGAGCCATAA
- the comGF gene encoding competence type IV pilus minor pilin ComGF, whose amino-acid sequence MVQNSCWQSKSHKVKAFTLLESLIALIVISGSLLLFQAMSQLLISEVRYQQQSEQKEWLLFVDQLEAELDRSQFEKVEGNRLYMKQDGKEIAIGKSKSDDFRKTDASGRGYQPMVYGLKSAQITEENQLVRFRFQFQKGLEREFIYRVEKAKS is encoded by the coding sequence ATGGTTCAGAACAGTTGTTGGCAATCAAAGAGCCATAAGGTCAAGGCTTTTACCTTGTTAGAATCCCTGATTGCCCTCATTGTCATCAGTGGAAGCTTACTCCTCTTTCAAGCCATGAGTCAGCTCCTCATTTCAGAAGTTCGATACCAGCAGCAAAGTGAGCAAAAAGAGTGGCTCTTGTTTGTGGACCAGTTGGAGGCAGAATTAGATCGTTCGCAATTCGAAAAAGTGGAGGGAAATCGCCTATACATGAAGCAAGATGGCAAGGAAATTGCGATAGGTAAGTCAAAATCGGATGATTTTCGAAAAACTGATGCCAGTGGACGAGGTTATCAGCCTATGGTTTATGGCCTCAAATCTGCGCAGATTACAGAGGAGAATCAACTGGTTCGCTTTCGTTTTCAATTCCAAAAAGGCTTAGAAAGGGAGTTCATCTATCGTGTGGAAAAAGCAAAAAGTTAA
- the comGG gene encoding competence type IV pilus minor pilin ComGG: MWKKQKVKAGVLIYAVTMAATFSLLLQFYLNRQAAHYQDYALNKEKLVAFAMAKRTKDKVDKESGEQIFNLGQVSYQNKKTSLVTRVRTPKSQYEFLFPSVKIKEEKTDKKEKVATDLSEKAEKKKSEEKVEKKENS, translated from the coding sequence GTGTGGAAAAAGCAAAAAGTTAAGGCGGGTGTTCTCATCTATGCAGTCACTATGGCAGCCACCTTTAGTCTTTTGTTACAATTTTACTTGAACAGACAAGCTGCCCACTATCAAGACTATGCTTTGAATAAAGAAAAGTTGGTTGCTTTTGCCATGGCCAAGCGAACCAAAGATAAGGTTGATAAGGAAAGTGGGGAACAGATCTTTAATCTGGGTCAGGTGAGTTATCAAAACAAGAAAACAAGCTTGGTGACAAGGGTTCGTACGCCTAAGAGTCAATATGAGTTTCTGTTTCCTTCCGTCAAAATCAAAGAAGAGAAAACAGATAAAAAGGAAAAGGTAGCGACTGATTTAAGCGAAAAAGCAGAGAAGAAAAAATCAGAAGAGAAGGTTGAAAAGAAAGAGAATTCCTAG
- a CDS encoding class I SAM-dependent methyltransferase → MDFEKIEQAYTYLLENVQVIQSDLATNFYDALVEQNSIYLDGETELEHVKENNQALKRLALRKEEWLKTYQFLLMKAGQTEPLQANHQFTPDAIALLLVFIVEELFKEEEITILEMGSGMGILGATFLTSLDKKVDYLGMEVDDLLIDLAASMADVIGLQAGFVQGDAVRPQMLKESDVVISDLPVGYYPDDAVALRHQVASSQEHTYAHHLLMEQGLKYLKSDGYAIFLAPSDLLTSPQGDLLKGWLKEDATLVAMISLPENLFASAKQSKTIFILQKKSEIAVEPFIYPLSSLQDASILMKFKENFQKWTQGTEI, encoded by the coding sequence ATGGATTTTGAAAAAATTGAACAAGCTTATACGTATTTACTAGAGAATGTCCAAGTCATCCAAAGTGATTTGGCGACCAACTTTTATGACGCCCTGGTGGAGCAAAACAGCATCTATTTGGATGGTGAGACTGAGTTAGAGCATGTCAAGGAAAACAATCAGGCTCTTAAACGCTTAGCGCTACGCAAAGAAGAATGGCTCAAGACCTACCAGTTTCTCTTGATGAAGGCTGGGCAGACAGAACCCTTGCAGGCTAATCACCAGTTTACGCCAGATGCTATTGCCTTACTTTTGGTGTTTATTGTGGAAGAGTTGTTTAAAGAGGAGGAAATCACTATCCTCGAAATGGGGTCTGGAATGGGGATTCTGGGCGCAACTTTCTTGACCTCGCTTGATAAAAAGGTGGATTATTTGGGAATGGAAGTAGATGATTTGCTGATTGATTTGGCAGCTAGCATGGCAGATGTAATTGGTTTGCAGGCTGGCTTTGTCCAAGGAGATGCCGTTCGTCCACAAATGCTCAAAGAAAGCGATGTGGTCATCAGCGACTTGCCTGTCGGTTATTATCCTGATGATGCTGTTGCGTTGCGCCATCAAGTTGCTTCTAGTCAAGAACATACTTACGCCCATCACTTGCTCATGGAACAAGGCCTTAAGTATCTCAAGTCAGATGGATACGCTATTTTTCTCGCTCCGAGTGATTTGTTGACCAGCCCTCAAGGTGATTTGTTGAAAGGGTGGTTGAAAGAGGATGCGACTCTGGTTGCTATGATTAGTCTGCCTGAAAATCTCTTTGCCAGTGCTAAACAATCCAAGACTATTTTTATCCTACAGAAGAAAAGTGAAATAGCAGTGGAGCCTTTTATTTATCCACTTTCTAGCTTGCAAGATGCAAGTATTCTAATGAAATTTAAAGAAAATTTTCAAAAATGGACTCAAGGTACTGAAATATAA
- a CDS encoding acetate kinase, producing MPEEKVLAKGLIERIGLKDSISTVKFDGRSEQQILDIENHTQAVKILLDDLIRFDIIKAYDEITGVGHRVVAGGEYFKESTVVEGDVLEKVEELSLLAPLHNPANAAGVRAFKELLPDITSVVVFDTSFHTTMPEKAYRYPLPTKYYTENKVRKYGAHGTSHQFVAGEAAKLLGRPLEDLKLITCHIGNGASITAVKGGQSVDTSMGFTPLGGVMMGTRTGDIDPAIIPYLMQYTEDFNTPEAISHILNRESGLMGVSGKSSDMRDVIAAKKEGDHDATLAYEIYIDRIQKHIGQYLAVLNGADAIIFTAGVGENATDVREDVISGISWFGCDVDSEKNVFGVTGDISTEAAKIRVLVIPTDEELVIARDVERLKNK from the coding sequence ATGCCAGAAGAAAAAGTATTGGCGAAAGGTTTGATTGAACGTATCGGTTTGAAAGATTCAATTTCAACTGTAAAATTTGATGGCCGTTCTGAACAACAAATTTTGGATATTGAAAATCACACACAAGCTGTTAAAATTTTATTGGATGACTTGATTCGTTTCGATATTATCAAGGCTTATGATGAGATTACAGGTGTTGGTCACCGTGTTGTTGCAGGTGGAGAATATTTCAAAGAATCAACAGTTGTTGAAGGGGATGTTTTAGAAAAAGTTGAAGAGTTGAGCTTGTTGGCTCCTCTCCACAATCCAGCCAATGCAGCAGGTGTTCGTGCCTTCAAGGAATTGTTGCCAGATATTACCAGTGTAGTTGTTTTTGATACTTCATTCCACACAACTATGCCAGAGAAAGCTTATCGCTACCCTCTACCAACAAAATATTACACAGAAAACAAGGTTCGTAAATATGGGGCCCACGGTACAAGTCACCAGTTTGTAGCAGGAGAAGCAGCAAAACTCTTGGGCCGTCCATTAGAGGACTTGAAATTGATTACTTGCCACATCGGTAATGGTGCTTCTATTACAGCTGTTAAGGGTGGTCAATCTGTCGATACTTCAATGGGATTCACTCCACTTGGTGGTGTGATGATGGGAACTCGTACAGGAGATATTGACCCAGCTATCATCCCTTACCTAATGCAATATACAGAGGACTTTAATACGCCGGAGGCTATTAGTCATATTCTCAATCGTGAGTCAGGACTCATGGGAGTTTCAGGCAAGTCTAGTGATATGCGTGATGTGATTGCTGCTAAAAAAGAAGGCGACCATGATGCTACATTAGCATATGAAATCTATATTGACCGTATCCAAAAACATATTGGGCAGTACCTTGCAGTCTTAAACGGTGCAGATGCTATTATCTTTACAGCGGGTGTAGGAGAAAATGCAACCGATGTACGTGAAGATGTTATTTCAGGTATCTCTTGGTTTGGATGTGATGTGGATTCAGAGAAGAATGTCTTTGGCGTAACTGGAGATATCTCAACAGAGGCAGCTAAGATTCGTGTTTTGGTTATTCCAACAGATGAAGAATTGGTCATTGCCCGTGACGTTGAGCGCTTGAAAAATAAGTAA
- the rnpA gene encoding ribonuclease P protein component, giving the protein MKKNFRVKREKDFKAIFKEGTSFANRKFVVYQLENQKNHFRVGLSVSKKLGNAVTRNQIKRRIRHIIQNVKGSLEENVDFVVIARKGVETLGYAEMEKNLLHVLKLSKIYQEGNGSEKETTVD; this is encoded by the coding sequence TTGAAGAAAAACTTTCGTGTAAAAAGAGAGAAAGATTTTAAGGCAATTTTCAAGGAGGGGACAAGTTTTGCCAATCGCAAATTTGTTGTCTACCAGTTAGAAAACCAGAAAAACCATTTTCGAGTAGGTCTATCAGTTAGCAAAAAACTGGGGAATGCGGTCACTAGAAATCAAATCAAGCGACGAATTCGACATATTATTCAGAATGTAAAAGGGAGTCTGGAAGAAAATGTCGATTTTGTTGTCATTGCTCGAAAAGGGGTCGAAACCTTGGGATACGCAGAGATGGAGAAAAATCTACTCCACGTATTAAAATTATCAAAGATTTACCAGGAAGGAAATGGGAGTGAAAAAGAAACTACAGTTGACTAG
- a CDS encoding membrane protein insertase YidC, producing the protein MKKKLQLTSLLGLSLLIMTACATNGTTSDITADSADFWSKFVYFFAEIIRFLSFDISIGVGIILFTVLIRTVLLPVFQVQMVASRKMQEAQPRIKALREQYPGRDMESRTKLEQEMRKVFKEMGVRQSDSLWPILIQMPVILALFQALSRVDFLKTGHFLWINLGGVDTTLVLPVLAAVFTFLSTWLSNKALSERNGATTAMMYGIPVLIFIFAVYAPGGVALYWTVSNAYQVLQTYFLNNPFKIIAEREAVVQAQKDLENRKRKAKKKAQKTK; encoded by the coding sequence GTGAAAAAGAAACTACAGTTGACTAGTTTGCTAGGACTGTCCCTATTGATCATGACAGCCTGTGCAACAAATGGGACAACTAGCGATATTACAGCCGATTCGGCTGATTTTTGGAGTAAATTTGTTTACTTCTTTGCGGAAATCATTCGCTTTTTATCGTTTGATATCAGTATCGGAGTGGGAATTATCCTCTTTACGGTCTTGATTCGTACAGTTCTCTTGCCGGTCTTTCAAGTGCAAATGGTGGCTTCTAGAAAAATGCAGGAAGCTCAGCCACGTATTAAGGCGCTTCGAGAACAATATCCAGGTCGAGATATGGAAAGCAGAACCAAGCTAGAGCAAGAAATGCGTAAAGTCTTTAAAGAAATGGGTGTCAGACAGTCAGATTCTCTTTGGCCGATTTTGATTCAGATGCCGGTTATCTTGGCCTTGTTCCAAGCTCTATCAAGAGTTGACTTTTTAAAGACAGGTCATTTCTTATGGATTAACCTTGGTGGTGTGGATACAACCCTTGTTCTTCCTGTTTTAGCAGCTGTATTCACCTTTTTAAGTACTTGGTTGTCCAACAAAGCTTTGTCTGAGCGTAATGGCGCTACGACTGCGATGATGTATGGGATTCCAGTCTTGATCTTTATCTTTGCAGTTTATGCACCAGGTGGAGTCGCCCTATACTGGACAGTGTCCAATGCTTATCAAGTCTTGCAAACCTATTTCTTGAACAATCCATTCAAGATTATCGCAGAGCGCGAGGCGGTAGTTCAGGCACAGAAAGATTTGGAAAATAGAAAAAGAAAAGCCAAGAAAAAGGCTCAGAAAACGAAATAA